The window CACAATCTTTTACTCAGctaagccttttcccaaataagGTTCGGGTCAGTTTCTAGTCTTAACTGAATCCAGCATTTACTAAGCACTGCTTAAAAATCACGTATAAGAATTCCATTTACATCTTTTAATGTTTTTCAGGGCATTCACATCTATTAACGTGGCTGAATTCCGTATGTTCGCCGGTTCAGTGTTGCTTACTAACGACACATCTGAAGACCGCGTTCGGAGTATCGCAAATATCACAGTTCACCCCTCATACTTGACAAGCCGACCGTTTACTGATGATATCGCTGTTATAACCGTGAGTAATCGGTTTGCTAGTGTGTTGTTTGGCTTGATTCCATACCAATGTTTCCTTATTCATGATTCACGTTTCTATGATTTGTCTTTAGATAACAGACAGTGGTTACAGAACCACAGGCTAAGCTACCTGATTAAAATGTATATGAATTGgcaaaatacattttacatcctTGAATCTTGGAtccaataataaatatgaacatCTCTTTCAGCTCACCGTTCCATTCCCCAACAACGTGGTGAAACCAGTCCCTCTATCCGAAAGAGAAGTTAGTCCTCAAGAAATCGGAGCCTGCACCCTGTCGGGTTGGGGAAGTCAAAACTCATCAGCTACTGTAAGTTATCGTACGGGTAGAGAGAAAGCTGATAGCCGGTGCAGTTTAACCGGCCTGGATGCTACAATATTATGCTTgcccaaacaaaatattatgacaaTTAAGGGCAAACATAACACTATTAGTTCTATCATATATATTctcatgtttttttaattgttggaccataaccaatttttttttgtttcaggaaAGTGCGCAATTAATTTACTCATCCCAGACAATTTTTGATTGGAACGCATGTGTGCTTGCGCACAGTATTCTGCCTCCGCCACTCGTTATTCAACCCAGTATGATCTGCGCGTACCCGCATAATTCATTATCAGTTGGGTGCACTGtacgtaaaatataatattgtagcAATAGACCTAATAATAGTTATAGATTTTTAGGTAAATGTGTCCAAATATGCGAAACTGAACATTATATAGCTAAACGATATTACCGATCAAATTTTGCATAAGTTGCAAGCAACaagattgaaaaatatattataagtatataaagtgaaaaaatatataaacatttaaattagtTATAAACAGATTCTATCTTATCCACATCtgtaaaagtttatttgacaTGATACTCTCACAAAGTTCAGATGTCTTTTAGATTTCTCCAGAAGCAAGCAGCGACACGGCATTATTATCTGGAAATTAAATACTAATGACTGTTTTATTGTTCCAGGGCGACATTGGCAACCCCTTGGTCTGCCATGATAGCCTTACGGGCATTGCTGCTAAGACCCAAAACTGTATTCAACCACCTATGCCTGAGGTCTACACTAAGGTGTCCACGTACATCCCATGGATTAACCGAGTCATGAACGGTGCACCCTCAATCATGACACCTGGTATAGCTTTGATGACTACGTTCGTAGTCATAGCTTCTAAAATTATAACCTAGAAGCATCTAGAAGTAACTAAGCAGGAgtactttttttgttaatatattaattaataattgttatttgatGGCaactatgtgtttttttttttctttaatttaatttcagaaaAACTTTAACGGTGAAGTTatccttaaaacaaataaatcgaCGCAATAAATAATCTGATTAGCTAGTGTCCACTATCTccgataaaaacaaacaaaatttgtCTGCAGTGAAGAGGAAAACTTGGTGAATAACATGTATTGACAGATTGCAATATTGATAAGATTGAAATTTTAAAAGGTACTACACAACTGATATAGTATCCGATGCTAATTATTCGGATAAGATAATATATGAAATACTTCCTTTTAAAATGATGTAGTCCTAATGTCTTAATCTTACAATTAGTAATTTTTCACTGTCGTTTTCTTTACAAAGGCTTCGTTATTCGTTACAACCTTTTTTATCGTCAAACTGCTGGCCTGCGGCCTCCTCTCCCATGGAGAAGAATTGAGTTTTAAACACAAAGGTCTCATTTCGTGAATATTATTTTCCATAGGAACTGATCCACCTGATCCAACGAAtccagataaataaaaaaaatatcataagtcATACCTCTCACATACTGTCCCTGTTGAAAAAACACAAAGACAGACGAATTCTCTTT is drawn from Helicoverpa zea isolate HzStark_Cry1AcR unplaced genomic scaffold, ilHelZeax1.1 pri_000119Farrow_1, whole genome shotgun sequence and contains these coding sequences:
- the LOC124645579 gene encoding trypsin 3A1-like; protein product: MGSFVILFSIAVSVIVAVSSNAVDSTRIVGGFVSPEGGFKYMVSLQELSKIQNYRRGHRCGGALISYQHALTAASCTFNENNGAFTSINVAEFRMFAGSVLLTNDTSEDRVRSIANITVHPSYLTSRPFTDDIAVITLTVPFPNNVVKPVPLSEREVSPQEIGACTLSGWGSQNSSATESAQLIYSSQTIFDWNACVLAHSILPPPLVIQPSMICAYPHNSLSVGCTGDIGNPLVCHDSLTGIAAKTQNCIQPPMPEVYTKVSTYIPWINRVMNGAPSIMTPGIALMTTFVVIASKIIT